Genomic window (Ailuropoda melanoleuca isolate Jingjing chromosome 7, ASM200744v2, whole genome shotgun sequence):
GGCCCAGACGTGAGGGCAGGCCTGCAGTCTGACCTCGGTCCCCTTCCAGGCCTTGGCCAGAAGTCTGGGCTTCCAGGTGCCCGTGATCGTGCAGAGTATGTACATCTTCAAGGTGAGCCCCCTGTCCCCccccgggcctcagtttaccctctGTAATATGGGCAGAGTACTCAGACCAAGCCCCTCCTTACGATGGGCCAAAAGCTGCTTCCCTGAAGAATTACTAAGTTGCAAGGAGAACGTGCGAAATCCTCCTCTGGGTAAGGCGCCTGGCATTTAGTTGGTGCTCAGGTAAAATTTggtggcaggagggaaggagacttCCAGgactcccttctcccttcttttgcCACTGAAATGCTCTGCTCCAgcttcaaggcccagctcagggCCACCTCCTCCACGAAGCCTTCCAGTTTTCCCTTGGGAAGAGAGGGACCCACCTGTGATCCTGGGGCCGAGAGGCTTAACCTCAAGCCCGGGGCCCCAGCCACTCTTGCTGCCCCTCACTTCTGCCTTTGCTTGCAGTAGGCATGCGCGTGCTTGGACTTGGAGCTCCCTGGgtgctctttctctttgcagccctcctgggcctggcacacGGCGGGTACTCCATAGCTGGGTGCCCGCGTGGAATCCTTAAACACCTGTGGCCGGGTCAGAGCATCCCACAGGACTCAGAGAGGCCTCTGCTCCCACCCACTCTCCTCTGGCCTCACCAGCCCTTCTTCTCTCTTGCAGCAACCTCACTTCGGTGGCGAAGGTGAGCTGAGAACAGGCTGTGGGGCCCAGCAAAGGCCGCAGTGGGAGATCTGGGGAATTCGTAGTTGTCGGGGCTTTGGAGGGAGGGATGGCACTTGGTGAGGTGTCTGTGGGCAAgagcctggggcaggaaggagaagctACCTTTGGTTCCTTTTTGGAACTGTCCATTGGGCCAGTTCCAGGGTATTTTGGAGCCCTGGGGACAGTGGTCCTTGAGCCTGGCAGCAACTCCTAGctggttaaaaatacagattctggggCCCCAGTCCCTGAGATCTTGAGTCAGTAGGGCTGCAAGGAACTGCggacctgtattttttttttttaaaaaagatttattcatgagagagagagagagagagagggtacacatgtgagtggggagaggggcaaagggaagaagagagagaggcagagaagcagactcccgctgagcttggagccccactcagggcccgatcccaggaccccaagatcatgaactgaaatcaagagttggaagcccaaccgactaagccacccaggcaccctgcaaacCTGTATTTTTCACAAGTTCCCTGGAAGACTGATTTAACAGAGAAACTGCCGATGTAATTTCAAACCCCTCTGGATGCACAGATACCCTTTATAGCCTCCCTCGTAGGCAATTATCTACTTCTGCTTAAATACCTCCCGTGACAGGGGGCTCATCCCCTCACAGCCAGCCCTTTCCTTCTTTGCATGAGCCCAAGTCGGCCTCCTTGTGCCTGCCCGCTCCTCCCCACCATTCAGCCAGAGGACAGTCTCCTGAAGGGAGAATTGGGCACCCCTACCTCCTTCAGTCGGTCCTCCTCCAAATGCTTTGGAGTTCCCACCATTAGGACAACTTCCTCTGGACGCTGTCTGGATTGTTCAAGCCCCTCTTCTAGTTTGGGGCTCGGAAAACACACAGTTccccaggaaggaagagagactaGCATCCACAGTCTGAAGGCCTTTCCTCAGTGGTCCTCTGTCCTGGCTGGGTCGCAGCATCACGTGGAGGGGGTGAAGATGTCGATGGGGGTCAGTCGCATGCCCTCGTCTTTCGTACTCAACTCCCCAGTCTTACACCACCCGGTGGACCCTCTGGTGGCTGGAGGGGCTTGTGAAGGATGGCTTTCGTTGCCTGCCTGGAATCAAACCATAGCAGCCACTTTTTAGCAATTAGTGTTGGGCCTGGTACTAAGCACTTTCACACACTGTGTCGTGGGTCCTCCAGCCACGTGGGTCCTCTGAGGTGGGCTCCTGCCGAGGCCACTTCATGGTTTAGGAAACAGAAGTTTTGAGAGGCGAAATCTTGTGCCCTGAGTCTCCAGGCCAGGAAGTGTGGGTTTCCAACTGACCCAGGGACGCTGAGCGCCACGGAGAGGGGAACAAGGCCAAGGTGAGGTGGGCCAGGTTCCTCAtccccggggtggggtggggcctgctGCAGTCCTCCCTCACCAGGACTCCACCTTCCTGCACACGGAGCCCCTGGGCCGGCTGCTGGGGCTATGGATAGCTCTGGAGGATGCCACTCTGGAGAATGGCTGTCTCTGGTTCATCCCTGGCTCCCATACTGGTAAGGACACCTGTTTCACCCCTCCCACTCgtatcccaccccccaccccccgccgcccctGGCAGAGAGACGCCGAAAAAAGAGAGGCTAAAGACTCTACCTTGGCCTGCAGGTGGGTTGTCGAGAAGGCTGGTCCGGACCTATGCTGGCTCGAAGCTTGACATCACCTTCCTCGGATCAGAGCCTGTCCGGGATGCCAGCCTCTTTGTGCCCACCCCAGTGCGGAGAGGTAGGTGGgatgcagagggcagggaggcaggctgcAAGGCCTGCTTGTGGGTCTGAGCTTACTCCGTCCGCCCAGCTCCCCCGAAGGCCGTGAAGTCACAGaatgggaggtggggctggatggGCGCTGGGAAGTCTGAAGTCTGCGCCATTAACCAGAAGGCCTCCTGGATCAGGCTAGCATCCAGACTCTGTTGTCTTTTTGGGCAAATGACTggagctctctgagcctcagtcttttCAAATGTAAAGTGGGGTGGTCAGTGAGATAGATGATGTCTATAAGATGGGGCACACGGCAGATGCTGAACGAATGCTGGCCGTTCCTTTTAGAACACGgcaaccaggggcacctgggtggcacagtcgttaagcgtctgccttcggctcagggcgtgatcccggcgttctgggatggagccccgcatcaggctcctccactggcagcctgcttcttcctctcccactccccctgattgtgttccctctctcgctggctgtctctctctaataaatagaatctttaaaaaaaaaaaaaaaaagaacacagcaacCTGATGTCCAGCCCGNCCAGcccggccttttttttttttttttttaaagattttatttatttgagagagagcgagagagagcgtggagcgtgagcaggggagggggggcagggacagagggagagggagaaggaacgtggggctccatcccaggaccctgagatcatgacccaagctgaaggcagatactttttttttttttaagattttatttatttatccgacagagatagagacagctagcgagagagggaacacaagcagggggagtgggagaggaagaagcaggctcccagcgggagcctgatgtggggctcgatcccataatgccaggatcatgccctgagccgaaggcagacgcccaaccgctgtgccacccaggcgcccctgaaggcagatacttaaccactgagccacccaggcacctccccccacccaggcccagcTTTTGACACCAAGGTCCCAGCTGCCTGGCACAGTACAGACACTTCGGCCTGGTTCGGCAAACACCACAGAAGGGGATGTCCTTGCCAAGGCTTGCCAAGGGCACAGGTCACAGCAGAAAGGACTTGGTCCCAGGGGAAGCTCTGACCAAGGGCATAGCCTCCAACCCTGGGACAGGCAGCTGGCCCCTGAGCTTTCCTGAATGGGACTGGGGATGAACAGGCAGCAGAACCACTCAAGGGCGGAGGGGCCTTTGTCCCTCCCTGCCAAGTGTTCTCCTGACCCGCTGACTCCTGCCAGGGGACCTCGTCCTAATCCATGGGGAAGTGGTGCACAAGAGCGAGCAGAAGCTCTCCGAGCGCTCACGCCACGCCTACACTTTCCACCTCATGGAGAGCGTGGACACCGTCTGGAGCCCGGATAACTGGTAGGTGGCTGCGGGTGTGTGCGCGCCCTGGACAGGCTCCTGAAGCGGTCCTGGAGGCCGGGAACAGTGACACTGGCACCTCAAGGTCATCTCTCTCTCCACAGGCTCCAGCCAACAGCTGAGCTGCCCTTTGTCCCACTGTACAAATGAACGCCCTCCCGGGCCGGGCCTGGCCGCTCCGGGGGGAGCTGCGGGCCGCACGCATCAGCGCCTCGCCCGGCTGCCCAGCTGCAAAGGGGAAGTCAAATCTCTCCCCCTGCACTGTCTCCCTGCCAGGGTCTGTGCCCCTTAGCCCTGCAGACAGGAGCCCCGGAGCCCTGGACGGATGGCTTTCCAGAgacctctgtctctctgcctctcccgtGTTCCACCCCAAGCTCCCCCTGGAGTCAGCCTCTCACCATGAAAGCGTTCTGGCTACTTCTCTGCTGGCTTCCCACTGTTCTCTCCT
Coding sequences:
- the PHYHD1 gene encoding phytanoyl-CoA dioxygenase domain-containing protein 1 isoform X1 is translated as MACPSPSQLQKFQEDGFLVLEGFLSADECVTMQQRIGELVADMDVPVHCRIEFSTREDEQLRPKGESSKDYFLNSGDKIRFFFEKDVFDEKGNFLFPPEKSVNKIGHALHAYDPVFRSVTHSPKVQALARSLGFQVPVIVQSMYIFKQPHFGGEVLPHQDSTFLHTEPLGRLLGLWIALEDATLENGCLWFIPGSHTGGLSRRLVRTYAGSKLDITFLGSEPVRDASLFVPTPVRRGDLVLIHGEVVHKSEQKLSERSRHAYTFHLMESVDTVWSPDNWLQPTAELPFVPLYK
- the PHYHD1 gene encoding phytanoyl-CoA dioxygenase domain-containing protein 1 isoform X2; this encodes MQQRIGELVADMDVPVHCRIEFSTREDEQLRPKGESSKDYFLNSGDKIRFFFEKDVFDEKGNFLFPPEKSVNKIGHALHAYDPVFRSVTHSPKVQALARSLGFQVPVIVQSMYIFKQPHFGGEVLPHQDSTFLHTEPLGRLLGLWIALEDATLENGCLWFIPGSHTGGLSRRLVRTYAGSKLDITFLGSEPVRDASLFVPTPVRRGDLVLIHGEVVHKSEQKLSERSRHAYTFHLMESVDTVWSPDNWLQPTAELPFVPLYK